A genomic window from Flavobacterium azooxidireducens includes:
- a CDS encoding cell envelope integrity protein TolA, whose amino-acid sequence MQKIILYAAVLLCTLVTQMYGQETFDGRAKTISENIKKITNQEKEALKQEVEDINKLLENGTISTEKAESEKRKAAEVRAKNIEEKVAIEEAKLQQLIKDAVDGKVKHSEEKVRGGTTIILGSSANDSIGEDHTEINIGSMKIFKGEKEKFKRNSKRTTSQFVFAFGLNNLVTDGDTGSLEDSDYRVWGSHFYEWGLTYNTRIFKNNNLLHAKYGLSLMYNNLRPTNNRYFVRNGEQTNLEEFDLNLKESRFRNVSLVLPLHLEFDFTPKSVSENGDARFRSHKSVRLGIGGYAGFNVKSKQILKFNEDDVRVKVKEKGDFNTSDFTYGLSTYIGYRATSLYLKYDLNPMFKNNTVDQNNISLGLRFDFN is encoded by the coding sequence ATGCAAAAAATTATCCTTTATGCAGCAGTATTGCTATGCACGTTAGTTACCCAAATGTATGGACAGGAAACATTTGATGGCAGAGCAAAAACTATTTCAGAAAACATCAAAAAAATCACTAATCAAGAAAAAGAAGCTCTTAAACAAGAAGTGGAAGACATCAATAAATTGTTAGAAAACGGAACAATTTCAACCGAAAAAGCAGAGTCGGAAAAACGAAAAGCAGCCGAAGTAAGAGCCAAAAACATTGAAGAAAAAGTAGCCATCGAAGAAGCTAAATTACAACAACTGATAAAAGATGCAGTTGATGGTAAAGTAAAACATTCCGAAGAAAAGGTAAGAGGCGGAACCACCATTATTCTAGGTTCGAGTGCAAATGATTCTATTGGTGAAGATCATACCGAAATTAATATTGGTTCAATGAAAATTTTCAAAGGCGAAAAAGAAAAATTCAAAAGAAATTCTAAACGAACTACGTCTCAATTTGTGTTTGCTTTTGGGTTAAATAACCTTGTAACCGATGGCGATACCGGCTCGTTGGAAGACAGCGATTACCGCGTTTGGGGTTCACATTTTTATGAATGGGGTTTGACTTACAACACCAGAATTTTCAAGAACAACAACTTGTTACATGCCAAATACGGTTTGTCATTAATGTATAACAATTTGCGTCCAACCAATAATCGTTACTTCGTAAGAAATGGAGAGCAAACCAATTTAGAAGAATTTGATTTAAATTTAAAAGAAAGTCGTTTTAGAAATGTAAGTTTGGTTTTACCACTTCATTTAGAATTTGATTTTACACCAAAATCGGTTAGCGAAAACGGTGATGCGAGATTTAGATCACACAAAAGTGTCCGACTAGGAATTGGTGGATATGCCGGATTTAACGTAAAATCAAAGCAAATTCTAAAATTCAATGAAGATGATGTTCGTGTAAAAGTAAAAGAAAAAGGAGATTTTAATACATCTGATTTTACCTATGGTTTGTCAACCTACATCGGTTATCGTGCCACAAGTTTGTATCTAAAATACGACTTAAATCCAATGTTTAAAAACAATACAGTCGATCAAAACAACATTTCGTTAGGGTTACGTTTCGATTTCAATTAA
- the rsmH gene encoding 16S rRNA (cytosine(1402)-N(4))-methyltransferase RsmH, with protein sequence MMMTMEYHNPVLLKTSVEGLAIKPDGVYVDVTFGGGGHSKEILSQLGPDGKLYAFDQDEDAIANALPDERFKLINENFRNIKRYLRFYGVKEVDGILADLGVSSHQFDVAERGFSTRFDAELDMRMSQKGELNAFMVVNEYDEATLKKVFAEFGELSNAGAIANTIINARKDIPIKNTEQLKQVLSKFLPAHKSHKILAQIYQAIRIEVNQEMEVLKEFLEQSLDILKPGGRLSVISYHSLEDRLVKRFMKNGMFEGEPERDFFGNYSVPFKSIGKLIIPDNAEIKINNRARSAKLRIAEKK encoded by the coding sequence ATGATGATGACAATGGAATATCATAATCCGGTTTTATTAAAAACATCCGTAGAAGGTTTGGCAATCAAGCCGGACGGAGTTTATGTAGATGTGACTTTTGGTGGTGGCGGACATTCAAAAGAGATTTTGAGTCAGCTAGGTCCGGATGGGAAGTTATATGCTTTTGATCAGGATGAAGATGCGATAGCGAATGCTTTGCCAGATGAACGTTTCAAATTGATTAATGAAAATTTTAGAAACATCAAACGCTATTTGCGATTTTATGGTGTGAAAGAAGTAGATGGAATCTTGGCCGATTTAGGTGTTTCTTCTCATCAATTTGATGTAGCCGAAAGAGGTTTTTCTACCCGATTTGATGCTGAACTCGATATGCGAATGAGTCAAAAGGGCGAGTTAAATGCTTTTATGGTTGTGAATGAATATGATGAAGCTACGCTTAAAAAAGTATTTGCAGAATTTGGTGAATTATCCAATGCAGGAGCGATTGCCAACACCATTATAAATGCCAGAAAAGATATTCCAATCAAAAATACGGAACAATTAAAACAAGTTCTTTCAAAATTTTTACCGGCTCACAAGAGTCATAAAATATTAGCTCAGATTTATCAAGCGATCCGAATTGAGGTAAATCAAGAAATGGAAGTTCTAAAAGAATTCTTAGAACAATCATTAGATATTTTAAAGCCTGGCGGAAGATTAAGTGTGATTTCGTATCATTCTCTCGAAGATCGTTTGGTGAAAAGATTCATGAAAAACGGAATGTTTGAAGGCGAACCGGAACGTGATTTCTTTGGAAATTATTCAGTTCCATTCAAATCAATAGGAAAGTTGATTATTCCGGATAATGCGGAAATTAAAATAAATAATAGAGCTCGTAGTGCCAAATTGCGAATTGCTGAGAAAAAGTAA
- a CDS encoding polyprenyl synthetase family protein, with protein MKITEQIKQPIIKEMELFEKKFYDSMSSKVALLNRITYYIVNRKGKQMRPMFVFLTAKMVSEGLINERTYRGASVIELIHTATLVHDDVVDDSNRRRGFFSINALWKNKIAVLVGDFLLSKGLLLSIDNNDFDLLKIISVAVREMSEGELLQIEKARRLDITEDVYYEIIRQKTATLIAACCSLGACSVLPENQEIVERMRKFGELIGMAFQIKDDLFDYTDDAIGKPTGIDIKEQKMTLPLIYTLNNCTPKEKSWLINSVKNHNKDKKRVKEVINFVKQSNGLVYAEEKMITYQQEALQLLNHFPTSPYKDALILMVNYVIERKK; from the coding sequence ATGAAAATCACCGAACAAATTAAGCAACCCATCATCAAAGAGATGGAACTTTTTGAAAAAAAGTTCTACGATTCGATGTCTTCCAAAGTGGCGTTGCTCAACCGAATCACCTATTATATCGTGAACCGAAAAGGAAAACAAATGCGTCCGATGTTTGTTTTCTTAACCGCCAAAATGGTTTCCGAAGGTTTAATAAACGAACGAACCTATCGGGGTGCTTCGGTTATCGAATTAATTCACACCGCCACATTAGTGCATGATGACGTGGTGGACGACAGCAATCGCCGTCGTGGATTTTTCTCCATTAATGCGTTATGGAAAAACAAAATCGCTGTTTTAGTGGGCGATTTTTTACTATCTAAAGGATTACTGCTTTCGATTGATAACAATGATTTTGATTTATTGAAAATCATTTCAGTTGCCGTTCGTGAAATGAGTGAGGGTGAATTACTTCAAATCGAGAAAGCCCGAAGATTAGATATTACCGAAGACGTTTACTACGAAATCATCCGTCAAAAAACAGCTACGTTAATTGCGGCTTGTTGTTCGCTCGGAGCATGTTCTGTTTTGCCCGAAAATCAGGAAATCGTAGAACGAATGCGAAAATTTGGGGAACTTATCGGAATGGCATTTCAAATTAAAGATGACTTGTTTGACTATACCGACGATGCCATCGGAAAACCCACCGGAATTGACATCAAAGAGCAAAAAATGACATTGCCGTTGATTTATACTTTAAATAATTGTACGCCAAAAGAAAAAAGTTGGCTTATCAATTCCGTTAAAAACCACAACAAAGACAAGAAAAGAGTAAAAGAGGTAATCAATTTTGTGAAACAAAGCAACGGACTGGTTTATGCAGAAGAAAAAATGATTACTTACCAACAAGAAGCTCTCCAGTTATTGAATCACTTTCCAACATCACCTTATAAAGATGCTTTGATTTTGATGGTGAATTATGTTATTGAGAGGAAGAAGTAG
- the nadE gene encoding NAD(+) synthase, whose product MTQKNTTIKVEEVNEYIVNWLKTYAENAKVNGFVVGVSGGIDSAVTSTLCAQTGLKTLCLELPIHQAASHVSRKKEHIAQLKQRFPNVESASVDLSNTFEQFKKDVPTSENEVKLNLSLANTRARLRMTTLYYFAGIHGLLVAGTGNKVEDFGVGFYTKYGDGGVDLSPIADLMKSEVYALGKFLKVPESILIAAPTDGLFGDDRSDEDQLGASYNELEWAMLQDEAGKNTTDFNGRNLEVFNIYKRLNNANKHKMNPIPVCEIPKYLREI is encoded by the coding sequence ATGACACAAAAAAACACTACAATTAAAGTAGAAGAAGTAAATGAATACATTGTTAATTGGTTAAAAACCTATGCGGAGAACGCAAAAGTAAATGGTTTTGTTGTGGGTGTGTCAGGAGGAATTGACAGTGCGGTAACCTCAACACTTTGTGCTCAAACGGGTTTAAAAACACTTTGTCTTGAACTTCCAATACATCAAGCTGCTTCTCATGTTAGTCGAAAAAAGGAGCATATTGCACAGTTAAAACAACGTTTTCCTAATGTTGAAAGTGCTTCTGTTGATTTAAGCAATACGTTTGAACAATTTAAAAAAGATGTTCCAACTTCTGAAAATGAGGTTAAATTAAATTTATCACTAGCCAACACGAGAGCAAGATTAAGAATGACAACGTTATATTATTTTGCAGGAATTCACGGACTACTTGTTGCCGGCACCGGAAATAAAGTAGAAGATTTTGGTGTGGGTTTTTATACAAAATATGGCGATGGCGGAGTAGATTTGAGTCCGATTGCCGATTTAATGAAATCGGAAGTTTATGCTCTTGGGAAATTTTTAAAAGTACCGGAATCAATTTTAATTGCTGCTCCAACAGATGGCTTATTTGGTGATGATCGTTCGGATGAAGACCAATTAGGAGCAAGTTACAACGAATTAGAATGGGCAATGCTTCAAGACGAAGCGGGAAAAAATACTACAGATTTTAATGGAAGAAATTTAGAAGTCTTTAACATTTACAAAAGGCTCAATAACGCTAACAAACACAAGATGAACCCGATACCTGTTTGTGAAATTCCCAAATATTTAAGAGAAATCTAA
- a CDS encoding alpha/beta fold hydrolase, whose translation MKENFKKEGKYTYFEAGEGTPIIVLHGLMGGLSNFGGVADFFPKNGYKVVIPELPLYTQNILKTNVKAFSKFVKDFIVFKGFERVILLGNSLGGHVGLYHTKMYPEKVAALILTGSSGLYESAMGDSYPKRGDYEYIKLKTQNVFFNPEMASKELVDEVFAIVNDRIKVIKTLTIAKSAIRHNMAKDLPKMQTPTCLIWGKDDKVTPPEVAEEFHKLLPNSDLYWVDNCGHAAMMEHPDEFNKIMLEWLEKNKL comes from the coding sequence ATGAAAGAAAACTTTAAGAAAGAAGGAAAATATACTTATTTTGAAGCCGGAGAAGGAACTCCAATTATTGTTTTGCACGGTCTTATGGGCGGTTTGAGCAATTTTGGCGGAGTAGCTGATTTTTTTCCAAAAAATGGATATAAAGTCGTTATTCCTGAACTTCCATTATACACACAAAACATTTTAAAAACCAACGTAAAAGCTTTTTCAAAATTTGTAAAAGACTTTATTGTTTTCAAAGGATTTGAACGCGTTATTTTATTGGGAAATTCATTGGGAGGTCATGTTGGTTTATATCACACAAAAATGTATCCTGAAAAAGTTGCCGCATTAATACTAACCGGAAGCTCAGGACTTTATGAAAGTGCCATGGGTGATAGTTATCCAAAAAGAGGTGATTATGAATACATCAAACTAAAAACCCAAAATGTATTTTTCAATCCTGAAATGGCTTCAAAAGAATTGGTAGATGAAGTTTTTGCAATTGTAAATGACCGCATTAAAGTAATCAAAACACTAACTATTGCCAAAAGTGCCATTCGACATAATATGGCAAAAGATTTGCCAAAAATGCAAACCCCAACTTGTTTGATTTGGGGTAAAGACGATAAAGTCACGCCACCTGAAGTCGCAGAAGAATTTCACAAGTTACTACCAAATTCCGACTTATACTGGGTAGACAATTGTGGTCATGCAGCGATGATGGAACATCCTGATGAGTTTAATAAAATCATGCTGGAGTGGTTAGAAAAAAATAAACTATAA
- the gldB gene encoding gliding motility lipoprotein GldB, protein MKRIVLIFLLIIVASCDKKSKIEKQIEEIPVSLTVERFDKIFYETPVKDFQKMKAEYPAFFPSQFPDSIFISKMTDPLYRELYDEVQKKYSDFTPVQEELEEVFRYIKFYFPNQKTPSKVTTLISEMDYQNKVIYTDSLLLISLDLYLGKEHKFYEFPDYFRQTFQRSQIMPDVVSDFSPRVIAQPREKTFLDQMIYFGKEMYIKDLILPKYEDFDKIGYSKEQQLWCEENEGEIWRYFIEDNILYDSDTKLVQRFIAPAPFSKFYLEIDAESPGRTGVWIGWQIVRSFMKNNEVSLADFLAMDAKEIFTRSKYKPKK, encoded by the coding sequence ATGAAAAGAATCGTATTAATTTTTCTGTTGATTATAGTTGCTTCTTGCGATAAAAAGTCAAAAATAGAAAAGCAAATAGAAGAAATTCCGGTTTCGTTAACAGTCGAACGTTTTGATAAAATTTTTTATGAAACGCCTGTTAAAGATTTTCAAAAAATGAAAGCAGAATATCCGGCTTTTTTTCCAAGTCAGTTTCCGGATAGCATTTTTATTAGTAAAATGACAGATCCTTTATATCGTGAATTGTATGATGAAGTGCAAAAAAAGTACAGTGATTTTACGCCTGTTCAAGAAGAGTTAGAAGAGGTTTTTCGTTATATAAAATTTTATTTTCCCAACCAAAAAACACCTTCAAAAGTAACCACTTTGATTTCTGAAATGGATTATCAAAATAAAGTGATTTATACTGACAGTCTTTTGTTGATTTCGTTGGATTTGTATTTAGGAAAAGAACATAAATTCTATGAATTTCCTGATTATTTTCGTCAAACCTTTCAACGTTCGCAGATTATGCCTGATGTGGTTTCCGATTTTTCCCCGCGAGTGATTGCTCAACCACGAGAAAAAACATTTTTAGACCAAATGATTTATTTTGGAAAAGAAATGTATATCAAAGACTTAATTCTTCCTAAGTATGAAGATTTTGATAAAATAGGATATTCAAAAGAGCAGCAACTTTGGTGCGAAGAAAACGAAGGCGAAATTTGGCGATACTTTATCGAAGACAATATATTGTATGATTCTGATACCAAATTAGTGCAGCGTTTTATTGCTCCGGCACCATTTTCTAAATTCTATCTCGAAATTGATGCTGAGTCGCCGGGAAGAACCGGAGTTTGGATTGGCTGGCAAATTGTTCGTTCGTTTATGAAAAATAATGAAGTATCTTTGGCTGATTTTTTAGCAATGGATGCAAAAGAAATTTTTACCCGTTCAAAATATAAACCCAAAAAATAA
- a CDS encoding response regulator transcription factor, protein MIKVCLADNQPVVHFGVKSYFKDHAEISIVGHVGNYNMILDMLKIKPIDILVLDLELEGLTSINLVKYILKEFPSTKIIIFSNLSENIYAPNALKAGVSAYLHKTSKLETLGNVIVKVNNGAVIFNDAIKKSLALIAKQNKSERLYRKLSNREIEVLRFLSDGKKNNEISKILGLNEKTISTYKLRLLTKLNVTNLVDLVNKAKTLEIV, encoded by the coding sequence ATGATTAAAGTTTGTTTAGCCGATAATCAACCCGTAGTTCACTTCGGTGTTAAATCGTACTTTAAAGACCATGCTGAAATTAGTATTGTAGGCCATGTTGGTAACTACAATATGATTTTAGACATGCTTAAAATTAAGCCTATTGACATTTTAGTCTTAGACTTGGAACTTGAAGGGCTAACGAGTATCAACTTAGTAAAGTATATACTCAAGGAGTTTCCGAGTACTAAAATTATTATTTTCAGTAATCTTTCTGAAAACATTTATGCTCCAAACGCACTAAAAGCGGGTGTTTCTGCCTATTTGCACAAAACATCTAAATTAGAAACACTTGGAAACGTAATTGTAAAAGTAAATAATGGTGCCGTTATTTTTAACGATGCTATTAAGAAAAGTTTAGCTCTGATTGCTAAACAAAATAAGAGCGAAAGACTCTATCGAAAACTCTCTAACAGAGAAATTGAGGTATTACGATTCTTAAGTGATGGAAAAAAGAACAATGAAATTTCTAAAATTTTAGGACTGAATGAAAAAACCATCAGTACCTATAAATTGAGACTGCTCACAAAATTAAATGTGACTAACTTGGTCGATTTAGTTAACAAAGCAAAAACATTGGAGATTGTGTAA
- the gldC gene encoding gliding motility protein GldC yields MSLITSEIKFDVTLDENKVPESLKWTAKDGGIENQETKAIMLSVWDSKSKESLRIDLWTKDMPVDEMKIFFHQTLVAMADTFQRATTDDKMADTMRDFCEYFAEKLELKS; encoded by the coding sequence ATGAGTTTGATTACCTCCGAAATAAAGTTTGATGTTACGTTAGATGAAAATAAAGTGCCTGAATCTTTAAAATGGACTGCCAAAGACGGTGGCATCGAAAACCAAGAAACCAAAGCAATTATGTTATCTGTTTGGGATTCAAAATCAAAAGAGTCTCTGCGAATTGATTTATGGACCAAAGACATGCCCGTGGATGAAATGAAAATTTTCTTTCATCAAACCTTAGTAGCAATGGCCGATACGTTTCAACGAGCCACAACCGATGATAAAATGGCCGACACAATGCGGGACTTCTGTGAGTATTTTGCTGAAAAATTAGAATTGAAAAGTTAG
- the dnaG gene encoding DNA primase gives MIKQNTIDLVFETARVEEVIGDFVQLKRAGSNMKGLSPFSNEKSPSFMVSPVKQIWKDFSTGKGGNSVTFLMEHEHFSFPEAIRYLAKKYNIEIEETVSSDEDKLVANEKESMYLVSEFASKYFQHVLWEEEEGKAIGLSYFKERGFTNETIKKFNLGYSPNTWDALTKEALGKAYKLEFLEKTGLTIVGEDKQFDRFKGRVMFPIQSMSGRVLGFGGRILTNDKKAAKYLNSPESEIYHKSNVLYGIFHAKQSIAKLDNCFLVEGYTDVIQMHQAGIENVVSSSGTALTPNQIRLINRLTKNITVLFDGDAAGLRASIRGIDLILEEGMNVKVCSFPDGDDPDSFAKKTPYDELVKYLDENAKDFIQFKASLLMQDAKNDPIKKADLIRDMVISISKIPDRIKREIYIQECSRIMDISEDVLFSTLAQMAQKDLSEANKKFKQEQKVFDVVKNDSTETIAKIDVVTLLEKSILEILLLYGHHEVEFENVFIQFDDNGKEIETIEKVNHKIYERIYLSLQEDEIELANPIFNAIYIDLVAQFHQNESFDKNHYLNNLVPEHAEVVTDILMNDEKYQLHGWLDKKQVFVKEKDDFEILSRLVTETIVTFREYLINKLNRELMLQIQEETPELSPEEIITMINDYNKLKVNITRRIGRMRSDYN, from the coding sequence ATGATTAAGCAAAACACCATCGATTTAGTTTTTGAAACCGCCCGAGTTGAGGAGGTGATTGGTGATTTTGTCCAGCTCAAACGTGCCGGTAGTAATATGAAAGGATTGAGTCCGTTTTCCAATGAAAAATCGCCTTCGTTCATGGTTTCTCCGGTAAAGCAGATTTGGAAAGATTTTAGCACCGGAAAAGGCGGAAATTCTGTTACTTTTTTGATGGAACATGAGCATTTTTCGTTTCCGGAAGCCATTCGCTACTTAGCCAAAAAATACAATATCGAAATTGAAGAAACCGTTTCAAGTGACGAAGATAAGCTGGTTGCCAATGAAAAAGAGAGCATGTATTTGGTTTCCGAATTTGCCAGCAAGTATTTTCAACATGTTTTATGGGAAGAAGAAGAGGGCAAAGCTATCGGATTATCCTATTTTAAAGAACGCGGTTTTACTAACGAAACAATCAAAAAATTCAATTTAGGTTATTCGCCAAACACGTGGGATGCGTTGACCAAAGAAGCTCTCGGAAAAGCCTATAAATTAGAATTTCTTGAAAAAACCGGACTCACAATTGTTGGAGAAGACAAACAATTTGACCGATTCAAAGGTCGTGTGATGTTCCCCATTCAAAGTATGTCGGGAAGAGTGCTCGGTTTTGGTGGACGAATTTTGACGAATGATAAAAAAGCCGCCAAATATCTAAATTCTCCCGAAAGCGAAATTTACCATAAAAGTAATGTGCTTTACGGAATTTTTCACGCCAAACAATCCATTGCGAAACTTGATAATTGTTTTTTGGTGGAAGGTTATACTGATGTGATTCAAATGCATCAAGCCGGAATTGAAAACGTAGTTTCTTCTTCCGGAACGGCTTTAACACCAAACCAAATTCGATTAATTAATCGTTTAACGAAAAATATTACTGTTCTTTTTGATGGTGATGCGGCGGGTTTACGAGCATCCATTCGGGGAATTGATTTGATTTTGGAAGAAGGAATGAACGTTAAAGTGTGTTCTTTTCCTGATGGCGACGACCCGGACAGTTTTGCTAAAAAAACACCGTATGATGAATTGGTGAAGTATTTGGATGAAAATGCTAAAGATTTTATTCAGTTCAAAGCTTCTTTATTGATGCAAGATGCAAAGAATGATCCCATCAAAAAAGCCGATTTAATTAGGGATATGGTGATTAGTATTTCAAAAATTCCGGATCGAATTAAACGTGAAATCTACATCCAAGAATGTAGCCGAATCATGGATATTTCTGAAGATGTTTTGTTTAGCACGTTGGCACAAATGGCTCAAAAAGATTTGTCTGAAGCCAACAAAAAATTCAAACAAGAGCAAAAAGTATTTGATGTTGTTAAAAATGATTCAACCGAAACCATCGCTAAAATTGATGTTGTTACGTTATTGGAAAAATCAATTCTGGAAATTCTACTATTATATGGTCACCATGAAGTGGAATTTGAAAATGTTTTTATTCAATTTGATGATAACGGAAAGGAAATTGAAACCATTGAAAAAGTTAATCATAAAATATACGAACGCATTTATTTGAGTTTACAAGAAGACGAAATTGAATTGGCTAATCCGATTTTTAATGCCATTTATATTGATTTAGTTGCACAATTTCATCAAAATGAATCGTTTGATAAAAATCATTACCTCAATAATTTAGTTCCCGAGCATGCAGAAGTAGTTACGGATATTTTAATGAATGATGAAAAATATCAATTGCATGGATGGTTGGATAAAAAGCAAGTTTTTGTAAAAGAAAAAGACGATTTCGAAATTCTTTCTCGATTGGTTACCGAAACAATCGTAACATTTAGAGAATACTTAATCAATAAACTGAATCGTGAATTGATGCTTCAAATTCAAGAAGAAACTCCCGAACTTTCGCCGGAAGAAATTATCACGATGATAAATGATTACAACAAGTTAAAAGTTAACATCACTCGACGAATTGGCAGAATGCGTTCGGATTATAACTAA
- a CDS encoding RNA polymerase sigma factor produces the protein MKVINLHQDEKNTIRLAVENNRHAQHQIYTKFSPKMLGVCRQYIKDLQQAEDVMITAFMKVFSSLKNFEHKGSFEGWIRRIMINECISFIRVQKQVKFIEDETFFEERHNDIESKFSVDDIQFLIDSLPDGYKMIFNLYAIEGYKHQEIAEMLGINEGTSKSQLSHARKMLQNQINRLKNYDNGTE, from the coding sequence ATGAAAGTAATCAACTTACATCAAGACGAGAAAAACACAATCCGATTAGCTGTCGAAAATAACCGGCATGCTCAACATCAGATTTACACAAAATTTTCGCCAAAAATGTTGGGCGTTTGCAGACAATACATCAAAGATTTGCAGCAAGCAGAAGATGTCATGATTACCGCTTTTATGAAAGTTTTTTCAAGTTTAAAAAATTTTGAGCACAAAGGCAGTTTTGAAGGTTGGATTAGACGAATTATGATTAATGAATGCATTTCGTTTATCAGGGTTCAAAAGCAAGTGAAATTTATAGAAGATGAAACTTTTTTTGAAGAAAGACATAACGACATCGAAAGCAAATTTTCAGTTGATGATATTCAGTTTCTCATCGATAGTTTACCGGATGGATATAAAATGATTTTTAATCTTTACGCCATCGAAGGTTACAAACATCAAGAAATTGCCGAAATGTTGGGAATTAATGAAGGAACATCAAAATCGCAATTGTCACACGCCAGAAAGATGCTTCAAAATCAGATTAACAGATTAAAAAATTATGACAATGGAACCGAATAA
- a CDS encoding division/cell wall cluster transcriptional repressor MraZ, giving the protein MNTIVGTYECKVDAKGRLLLPAPLKKQLAASLQDGFVLKRSVFQPCLELYPMAEWNVLMNKVNKLNRFVKKNNDFIRRFTAGVKVVEIDALGRLLVPKDLVVFASISKDIVLSSAVNIVEIWDKDLYEKSIDDATIDFADLAEDVMGNVNDDDNGIS; this is encoded by the coding sequence TTGAATACCATTGTTGGAACATATGAATGTAAAGTCGATGCCAAAGGAAGGCTGCTCTTGCCTGCTCCTTTGAAAAAGCAGTTGGCTGCTTCATTGCAAGATGGTTTTGTCTTGAAGAGATCGGTTTTTCAGCCGTGTTTGGAATTGTATCCGATGGCAGAATGGAACGTTTTGATGAATAAAGTAAACAAACTCAATCGTTTCGTAAAAAAGAATAATGATTTTATCAGACGATTTACGGCAGGAGTGAAAGTGGTTGAAATTGACGCATTGGGTCGTTTGTTGGTTCCGAAAGATTTAGTGGTTTTTGCCTCTATTTCCAAAGATATTGTGCTGTCTTCGGCAGTTAATATTGTGGAAATTTGGGATAAAGATTTATATGAAAAGTCAATTGATGATGCAACAATCGATTTTGCTGATTTGGCAGAAGATGTAATGGGAAATGTTAATGATGATGACAATGGAATATCATAA
- the yihA gene encoding ribosome biogenesis GTP-binding protein YihA/YsxC yields MKINTAEFVISNSEVSKCPKDPLPEYAFIGRSNVGKSSLINMLTNHKSLAKTSSKPGKTQLINHFKINNNWFLVDLPGYGYAKVSKKSKEVFQQFVTDYFEKREQLVCAFVLIDIRLEAQKIDLEFFTYLGVTEVPFCIIFTKADKVGKTRIHSHIEAYRKQVLASGWEEMPQHFITSATESTGKEELLSFIDEINQEMFKNDSF; encoded by the coding sequence ATGAAAATTAATACCGCCGAATTTGTAATCAGCAATTCTGAAGTGAGTAAATGTCCGAAAGACCCGCTTCCGGAATATGCTTTTATTGGAAGATCGAACGTGGGAAAATCATCCTTGATTAACATGTTGACCAACCACAAAAGTTTGGCAAAAACCTCCTCTAAACCAGGAAAAACACAATTAATCAATCATTTTAAAATAAATAACAATTGGTTTTTGGTCGATTTGCCTGGCTATGGTTATGCAAAGGTTTCTAAAAAATCAAAAGAAGTCTTTCAACAATTTGTGACTGATTATTTTGAAAAAAGAGAACAATTGGTTTGTGCTTTTGTATTGATAGACATTCGATTAGAAGCTCAAAAAATTGATTTGGAATTTTTTACTTATTTAGGCGTGACCGAAGTTCCTTTCTGCATTATTTTTACCAAAGCAGATAAAGTTGGCAAAACCCGAATTCATTCACACATTGAAGCTTACAGAAAACAAGTTTTAGCCAGCGGTTGGGAAGAAATGCCACAACACTTTATTACTTCTGCAACAGAATCTACCGGAAAAGAAGAATTACTTTCGTTTATTGATGAAATTAATCAAGAAATGTTTAAAAACGATAGTTTCTAA